The Aspergillus luchuensis IFO 4308 DNA, chromosome 6, nearly complete sequence genome segment TATCCATTGGGTAGAACTGAAAACTTCCGCCGAAATAAGGAATGACCGGGACATGGTCAAATACGAAAGAAAGCTTTTGAAATTCTGGGCCCAGTCATTCTTGCTCGGTGTACCCAAAATCATTGTCGGCTTTCGGGACCAACAAGGTATCGTCCATCGTCTTGAGGAGCTCGAGACTGCCGCCATACCTGGAAAAGTCAAGAAGCTTGGCCGTGGGACTTGGGACGGAAATATTTGCATAAACTTTGCGGCCACCTTTCTTGAATGTGCGTATACCTTCGATTTCGCCTGCCCGAATTATAATTCtcgaagaaagaaagaaacggGATCTAAACTGACTGTTGCAGGGCTTAAAACTACTATCCAAGAGGAAGGCACATGGAGAATACGCAAACGTGAGAAATCGTCACTAATCGAAGTCTTTAAGGTGGAAGAGAGTGGAACTGGCGATATCATCTCACCAGCATTTTCAGCCTGGAGATCCAAATCTTGAGCCATACAAACACTGAATCATTGAcgttttttcttatttccaATGGTTCTGCGTCTGTGGACTACTCCAATAAGAGAGACTCTCCGCGGCCCCAAGTTGCGCAAAAGTGATGGGGCTGCTAACAAAACCGCACATATGGATATGCATGCCTCTTGGCTTGATGCATATGATCTCGCTTGCGACATCGTCTGAACCGACCCGGTCGCTGGACGGATCTAACCAGTGCAGTGACTAGTATGTGCCGTGCAATCACTGCATATAATGCTTTCTATCTGACATCTATTTTGCTGCCCCAAACGCCAGGCCCTATACCAAACTCGGCCAGATGTTATGGGCTCTTCAAATGATGTCTTGACTGCACCCGCTATCTGCAAACATTTACGGTGTGAAAGCAAGAATGCAGATGGGTCTGCTAGCATGCACTGCGCTGAAGTATCTCTCTACATAGTTACCCAAGGGTCTCACAAATACATTTGCATCGTAATGCAAGGCACCTCGGTGCTGTTGGAATTCTCTGAGACATTCATTGTTTGTCTATCTGTTTTGAGGGGACGGAGGGGCTTGTACATCTGGCTCCGCAGGAGAATCAGGGCCCTTTTCCTGGCCCTCGTGTAGCAGCTTTTGTCGCTTTCGTAGATATTCATCACGCGCGGCCCGTTTGGCGGCGCTCTTAAGAGCTCTCCTATGGACTGAGCCGTTGATGTGTATTTGCCATTGCTCATCACCCATCATGGTCTTGTCGCAGATGTCACAAGTCCTGCACTTGGTGACGGATCCCGACTCTTTCTGCGGCTGCGACTCCTTGGCGCCTAAAACGGTCCTTGCGAGTTCTGACAGTGATTTCGGGTCGGGAGTGGGTTCGTCTTCCAGCAGAGCGCGGACAAGACGTTCGGACGGCTCGGTAATATTCTGTTCCCATGCGTCGACATTGGTGCTGTCAAGGAGGTAGAGGCGATTGGTCGAGCTTGCGTCTGCAAGGGCCTGCCATAACTTGTTTCTGATCCATTTGATTTGAGACATGGCATACTGCCGCGTTGCAGTCTTGATCGACTCAACGCCAGATTTCTTGAGGTTCTCTAGCTCGGCCTCATCCACCGAGCCTGCATGTAGTGCTTCGAGATAGGGTGCTAGCTCTTTGTATCCGATAGACACCCATACACCGCGGCTCTGGTCAACGGAGACGCCCtgggctttcttttcctggagGTAATCCGACATCTGCCTGGCTTCTGTCATTAGTCCTTGCTCTAGCATTGCATCCACCCGCTTGTCCAGCCGCGTGTTGAGCGTCTCCTTCTCCGAGTGCACCCAAAATATCATCGTCGGGAATCGCAAGTGGCCGGCACCCGTAAGGGAGTCATCCCGAGTCAGGGCTGCCTGCTTCGTCCGCTGTTGCTCCGCGTAGATCTCCGACGCGGGCCTGCCGGTCTGGAAATAGATCTCTAAGGAGCGGCGGATTTTGCGTGCTTCATTCGGATGCCATCGATCCGCCATGACCGGATCGACTTCTCTCAGCTTCTGCAGAACCACCTCAGTAGGAGCGTCAAGAATGGGCCATTTAGTCGAAGACTTCGGGTCGTTATCTTCCGTCAATCGATTTTCCGCTTCCTCCGGCACATCGTCTGCGGTGGCATCCTCGCCAAGTAGCTGATCCTTAAACAGGACGGCTTGTGTATAGTAATGGGTACCGCCGACCAGGACGGGAGTTTTCCCTCTGGCGTGAATATCGTCAATGAGTCGGAGACTTTCGCTTCTGAATCTGCCCACGAACCATGGCTGTTCATCCAGCTCAACACAGCTTATCAGGTGGTGCGGGACACCGTTTCGCTCCTCGACGGGGATCtggttggtgatgatagGGAGACCGCGATACATTTGCATGGCATCGCCATTGATGATCTCCCCGTTAAATCGCGAGGCTAGGTCCACTGCAAGCTAACTACAACCTTCAGTAAAGCAATGCctcaaaagaaaaaaaagacaatCCCAAGATCCTGGCGGAGTAAACGCTCTCACCTTTGATTTGCCCGTGCCCGTGGCACCGACGACAGCGATGAGCGGCTTCATAACGGAGGGGCGTTTGAGAGACATAAAGCGTCGGAGGAATGGTTGCATGAGAGGAACTTGAAATAGGGCCGAATTAGCATCTTTACCTCGACAAATGCATCTGGCAAAGAAGACCGCGAGCTGATGGGCTCGAAGGGAGGTTATTCTGGCGGTGCGGCTCTGGAAAAATTCCCGGCGCAAATTCCCCCGCCATCGCAATCCATTATTACCTCATCGGGTCTTatcgctcctcctccaattcctcctcttcttcttccttttttcttctctccctgaATCTTATTACACTTTTCGCACAGACTttattcccttcctttcaatAATAGATTTTCGTTTGGACCGTCAATAAATATCTACGACGACATACATAGACCGGAGTGACCCACACTACTAGTTAGATAAGAGCAGTCTGCTATCCTACTATCAACTGGACTTACCCCTCATCTTTTTTTGCCCTCTTTGCATCTCTCGCCATGACAGACAATAACGccccttccccctcaatTGAGGTCAAGAACCTATCCTTCCAGTTCCCCGATGGTTCTCCGGGCTTGACCGATGTCAATCTTCAGGCCCCCGCCGGCAGTCGAACCCTACTTATCGGAGGTATGTCCAAtatcactgctgctgctgcacataTCAGCCAAACTAACTTCTAAACCACTGTCAACAGCCAATGGCGCAGGGAAAAcaaccctcctccgcctcctagCAGGCAAACGTCTAGCTCCCACAGACACCATCACCGTAGCAGGCAAAGACCCTTTCAAGGACGGCCTCGAAGGCGTAACCTACCTCGGCATGGAATGGGTTCTCAACAACATCGTCCGCACCGACATTGACGTCCCTACCCTCCTCGCCTCCGTCGGCGGCAATGCATACCCTGACCGTCGGGATGAACTCGTCGACATCCTCGACATCGATCTCAGCTGGCGCATGCACGCCGTCTCGGACGGCGAACGTCGTCGCGTCCAGCTAGCTATGGGCCTCCTCCGACCCTGGCAAGTCCTCCTACTGGATGAGATCACCGTCGATCTGGACCTCCTCTCTCGCGCCAACTTCCTGGCCTTCCTTAAGCGTGAGACCGAGATCAGACCCTGCACTATCGTTTATGCGACCCATATCCTGGATAACTTGTCGCTGTGGCCTACTCACCTTGTCCATATGCATTTGGGAAGCGTGCGTCAGTGGGGTCCCATTGAGAAGTTCCGCGAGGAGGTTAAGGAGACTTCCGAGAATAGTCAGCTCGGTGTGCTCGTACTGAAGTGGCTTAAGGAGGACTTGCAATCTAGGGGTCCGAGAAATGGGTCTACTAGTCAGGCTAAGACTTACCCGACACTGGAAGGTTTGGGCGGGTATGGCTTGGAAAAGCGACCTGCTGCGTGATGACATGCAAGTGCGCCTTTTCATTTGTTTCATCTGCTCTTCTTATATACTTTCTTTGGCATCGTTCAACATGATTGGTTCAACAGCCACTATCACTGGATATGCATAGCAGGGGTTCGGAGCATCATTCAACTATTTGTGTCTCTAGATGGATTTCTAGACTCGGGAGGGAAATATTCAACATTTCAGGAGTCTGGGCTTTCAACATTACGCATAATTTCAACCCATggtattataatttcttttctttcctgctcGTTTAGTTTTTGGTTCTGTACATATACGGCCTTTTTTGGTTATGAGACCATGTCCGAAAAACTATATATCCGAGTTGAAGTGTCCTCGCTTGCTACCGCCAATGCAAAATTCCGTGTGTCTGCATCAGGAACCGGCCGCCAGGATAGCTGCGTGATCGCCTTCGATGGTGATGAAAGCTTGTCGATACTCGACAAATGGCTGGCTTCCAAACTGTCGACTGCAACCTGGTAGACAGACACTGCCCCGCTTTCCTCGCCCGTGGCCACAAAGAAGGAGTTGTTGAATATCTGCGGGAGGAACGCCAGTGCAGTGACAGGCGTTGTCAACGGGATGGTAGATTTACACTCAAAAGAGCCTTCGGTCATTTGCCACAGCTTCACTGACTTGTCCCGGCCAGCGGTTGCGAAGATGGGCTTGCCCGACGCAGGTGCCCATGCGGCATCGAGGATCATTCGGGAGTGGCCCTTGGGGTTCGAAGTTAGAAGGGAGAATGTAGAGGGGTCCTGTTCGCTGCGTTGATAAACAGCCCATTGCCGGTCACGCCCGACACTCAGAAGGTACTGGTCGTCACTGGAGAAAGCGAGACTAGTAATGGTCAAGGTGTGCGCGGCAAGAGATGGACGAATCTCGTGCCAGTCCGACGTGTCGTACAGACGCACCACGGCATGATCAATCGAACTCGCCTTGCAAGCGGTGGCAATTAGTGTGCGGTCGTGGCTGACGGCCACGGCTGAGATCTCGTATCCGTGGCCATACAACTTCTCATGCTCTGGCCATAATGTGTAGCGGGCCAGCTGATCTTCCAATGGCGGTTGGTTTGATTCCGCCAAAAGCGCCTGATTAGCCTGAGCTTTTCCAacttcctcaccctccacTCCGTCTTCACCTGTAGGCGCATCATCGGCCGGGGCCTGATTGGACAATCCCAGGACGGGGATCTGTGCTGTGTCTGGCAGTGCTCCTTCGGTCGTCTGTTTGAAGCCAGAAAGCTTCTCTAGGAGCTGTGCGATAGGCCCAGGCTCATTGAACACTCGCAATAGCTTCTCTTCGGCACCGGACACGAACCGAGCCGGGCCCAGAGTGTCCACGCAATTCAAATCGTAGCCATGGATCTGAGGTCGTGAGAATTCATGCCATGACTTCAGTCCATCCCGCAGCCACTGGGCATGCAGACGTGTCGTTTGATCCGCACTTGTCGACAGGAGATATCCTCCAGTAGGCTCCCATTGGACCCCGTTGGCGGATCGCACATGCCCTGAGATACCCAGGGATTGCGCCCACATATCGGTTTCCGCATCATATTTCCACGAGCGCCAGCTTCCAGTGCGGCCCAGACTTACAACTTGCTTGCCGTCTGGGGCCCAAAGACCAATCCAGAACCCACCAGTACTACCAGTAGCTGTAGTGGAACCTTTCTGAACACTGATCTCTCCCATTCTTTCGGCAGAAAGCCACACTCCCGAGACCGGATCTTGTTCCCAAATGGTCAATGTGTTGTCTGCCGAAGCAGTGAGAAGTTGCTGGCGCTCTGGGTCAGGGTTCCACGCAGTCGTGTAAATCCAGTCCTCGTTTCCGAACAACAGAGCTTCGAATGTAACAGAGTATTTGGTTCCCGCCGCGGTGAACTGATGCGCCTTGTTCGATAGCGTCGGCTCGAAGCCACCCAGCATAGGATCGTCATCACACGCCGGCGTGGCCTGAGTAACCTCTCCACGTTGGAATCGCCAGAGTCGAACATACTTGTCTTGACTGGCTGAGGCCAATAGCAGATCGCCCGTCTTGCTCTGCTTATCCGGCGTGAAAGACAAGGAGCGCACCCACGCCTCGTGTCCGGACAGCACAGCCGCAAGCTTGAAATCGGGATCGACAAGAGTGTTCTCCGCTACATATACCTGCACGATGTTTGTTGTCCCTGCCACCGCCAGAGCCACAGGTCTGTCATTCGACTCCGTTCGAAGGGGTGTCAACGCCAAAGCCAACGGAAAGAAGCGTGGCTTCATGGGAATAGATCTCAAGAGCTCGCCCTTCGGCTCCCCCTGCGTGCTGATCTTCCATATCTTCACAGTAGCATCAGCTGCGCCCGATGCGACGATGTCTAATCCTTCAGCTATGGCGATGGTATTGACTGAGCCGGTATGTCCTTCCAAAGTATGCGCGTGGACGAATTGGCGGGAGTCTTCAGAATCGGGGCGCCATAACCGGACCGTATGATCAACAGAGCCAGTCAAGAGAAGTCTCGCTCCGGTGGAAGGGCATGTGTAGAACCGAACGACACTGACCTTGTCGGTGTGGCCGACAAGAAGCGAATAGACCCCGCGCTGGGAGCTCTCCTACATCATCACCCAAGGCCCCACCATCAGTATCACAAACTAACACTATCTCGGAAGCAAACAAGCGGATCTTGAGGAGTAACTTACTCGAGGATCCCAGAGAGCTACATTGTTATCTGCGCCAAAGGCAAGCACGCCTGACTGGACGTCCCAATCAGCGGCGGCGGGATGCCTATTGCCCCCGACGCTGATGTACTCGGTCGTGATGGAGACCATGAAGAGCTCGTCTAAGTCGGAAGTTCGAGCAATTGGTTTTTAATTAATCTTGAAGGGGTCAGGCAGGCCAACGGAGCCACAGACAGGGAAGGAAGTAAGAGTGAGGGGGTGGGCTTGTTCgtcaccaaccaaccatgtATGTTCGAATGGATCGCACAGCCAGCCGACTTTTTGTGCCGGCAAACTGGgcggcttatcgataagctgCGAGAAATCCGGACCCCGTCTTTTGtcaacccctccatctccaatcCTCGCCGCAATAAGTACGCCTTGTCCACGAGCCCTGACGAGCCCGCGCAACCCCCCAATTCATTACCTTGCCTTACTAGGGCATTAGTTATACATCTCAacaaataataaataagatggCCACGAACCCTGAAGCCCCTGAGCTGGGCAAAGATGGCGCCGGTTCCATTGCTATTACCGTTGAGTTCACGTTCGGCTCTCACCCTTATCATGCAATCACCTCAGGCTTCTCCTCATGACTGACTTGGCTTGGTTTGCACAAACAGAGGAGGTCTAGAGATTCTGTTTGCCAACGAGCGCAAACACCACGTCACCCTACCTTCGCACCTTGACGACGGCAGCCGGCCAACTATCAGCTACCTCCTGGGTCATCTGGTGAAGAACTACATGAAGGATCAGAGGCAGGAATTGTTCATTTTGGAAGGCAACGTGTACgttccatctcatcccatgGGAATACAGTGCAACGCGATCAGGCTGACCTTGTGCGCCAGACGACCGGGAATCTTGGTCCTCATCAACGACGCTGATTGGGAGCTCGAAGGCGAGGAGAATTACGAGCTTCAGCAGAAGGATAACATTGTCTTCGTTTCTACGCTTCATGGGGGCTAGCGCTAATGACTATCTACGTTCACAATCGTACCGACGATACTCCTACGGGCAAGCGGTCGCGGGGTCCTATATACAAGATGGAATGCGAATCTagacaacatcttccacatGCTGCTGTGAGATCCTCTCGGGCTCCCGAGGAGTTCGAAGGCCGCTCTGCGGCGTTGCGAGGCCTTCCTTTGGGCTGCCAAGTCCCCCAGCCAGCGGGGTCATCATCCCACTCGGCGGGACGGGAATCTTGATGTCTTCGGGTGAGCCAGGGATGATCTCTTTGGGTAGACCAGGGATGTGGATTCGGCGCGCCTCGTTCTGATAGCTTTCGGGTATTATCTGAAGAAGTCAGTTAGCTGAGGTGTTCAACGCCGTTAAACCTGTAACAATCGCCTCACTTCAATTATCTCGTCCCGTGGGAACTCCAGGAATGGAATGTCGGCTGCATTGCATGCCATCAGGTATCCATAAAGCACTCTTAATACGCTCTCGTGCGCGATAATCAAGAGATCATTCTGCTCGCGCTCAAGCTCCAGGATAATCGGCTCCAGCCGTACCGCAAGGTCATGATAGGACTACCAATAAAGTCAGTTTCGGGACCCTCCATGACTAAACGCAAACAAGAACACGGCCTACCTCTGCTCGAGGGTAACGATGGTGATAGGGGTCAAGATCATGCTTCGCCACCTCGTCCGGATACTCCTGGCGGATTTTCTGTTCCGACATCATCTCGCATACCCCAGGGTTCAACTGGCTCATTTGTGATCGCTGCCGTACTTTGTAACCTTTCTCATGGAGATACTTGGCGGTTTCGACTGTCCTCCGTCGCGTAGACGTCCAAACTGTCAGCGGCTTTAGCTCGTAGTCTTTCTCCCCTTGATCGGCCATAGCTTGTCTTTCAGCCTCCCTGTGCTGCAGCAAGCACTCTGTCATCTTTTTGGCGTACTCCTCTCCTTGCTCGGATAGTGAGGCATCCGCTTTGTATGAGCCTGCTTCCAGTGAAACGCCGGCCTAGTCACACACATTTTCGTCAGTAACTTAAAGATCTCCCTTCAATATGCGTCGCAACAGGCAGACTGACTCTGGCAAAATACGTGTGTCTTGATTTGATATGGAGGTTCAAGAGGTAGAACACAATCCGATTAGAGAGATAGCCAAAGCTTTTGTTGTTTACAATCAAACGTTCACCTGCGTTGATCATCTGGTGAGATATTAGCGAAAGGGAAGCCGCATCATGCAGGATATAGCAGATACCTTGATGTAATTGAGgtccgtctcctccataGTCTGGAATTGGGGGATACGGGCAGCTATCCTGGTCAAATAATGTTTGACCGCGTCTTCTGAAGACCACCCTACGTACTGCCAAGGGTGAGTATGCGCGATAGAATCGGGGTTCCATGGTAGGTATACGTACGTCAGGTGAGGATATCTTGACCCGTCGGACATTCTCCTCGATTATGCGTTCATCGTCACACCACGATTCAATGAACAGAGTCTGGATTTCCATGGCGGGCAGAATTAGCAagtgtataatattaagGGTAGGCCGATTTCGAGTACCTCTATATCATGCTTGGAGAATTCCTTGGCGAGTGACCGTCGTCCCGAAGCGATGGGATTGACTGCATCGTATATCGCTATCTGCCCATTCTCATGAT includes the following:
- the CAF16 gene encoding putative ABC transporter (BUSCO:EOG09263X4B;~COG:K;~EggNog:ENOG410PINB;~InterPro:IPR027417,IPR003593,IPR003439;~PFAM:PF00005;~go_function: GO:0005524 - ATP binding [Evidence IEA]), with protein sequence MTDNNAPSPSIEVKNLSFQFPDGSPGLTDVNLQAPAGSRTLLIGANGAGKTTLLRLLAGKRLAPTDTITVAGKDPFKDGLEGVTYLGMEWVLNNIVRTDIDVPTLLASVGGNAYPDRRDELVDILDIDLSWRMHAVSDGERRRVQLAMGLLRPWQVLLLDEITVDLDLLSRANFLAFLKRETEIRPCTIVYATHILDNLSLWPTHLVHMHLGSVRQWGPIEKFREEVKETSENSQLGVLVLKWLKEDLQSRGPRNGSTSQAKTYPTLEGLGGYGLEKRPAA
- a CDS encoding bifunctional fructose-2,6-bisphosphate 2-phosphatase/6-phosphofructo-2-kinase (COG:G;~EggNog:ENOG410PG06;~InterPro:IPR013079,IPR013078,IPR027417,IPR003094, IPR029033;~PFAM:PF00300,PF01591;~go_function: GO:0003824 - catalytic activity [Evidence IEA];~go_function: GO:0003873 - 6-phosphofructo-2-kinase activity [Evidence IEA];~go_function: GO:0005524 - ATP binding [Evidence IEA];~go_process: GO:0006000 - fructose metabolic process [Evidence IEA];~go_process: GO:0006003 - fructose 2,6-bisphosphate metabolic process [Evidence IEA]); its protein translation is MDTLLTADIVANSPRFRRKSSTFVDAIHDLPEKADLAPAQLYSTESGRLFHSGRIVIITVGLPARGKTHMSVALARYLRWLGVKTRIFHLGDYRRATIPYGQDIPDDYFFVNASASSVLLRQKIVKRCREDIYHFLNHENGQIAIYDAVNPIASGRRSLAKEFSKHDIETLFIESWCDDERIIEENVRRVKISSPDYVGWSSEDAVKHYLTRIAARIPQFQTMEETDLNYIKMINAGERLIVNNKSFGYLSNRIVFYLLNLHIKSRHTYFARAGVSLEAGSYKADASLSEQGEEYAKKMTECLLQHREAERQAMADQGEKDYELKPLTVWTSTRRRTVETAKYLHEKGYKVRQRSQMSQLNPGVCEMMSEQKIRQEYPDEVAKHDLDPYHHRYPRAESYHDLAVRLEPIILELEREQNDLLIIAHESVLRVLYGYLMACNAADIPFLEFPRDEIIEIIPESYQNEARRIHIPGLPKEIIPGSPEDIKIPVPPSGMMTPLAGGLGSPKEGLATPQSGLRTPREPERISQQHVEDVV
- the URM1 gene encoding ubiquitin-related modifier 1 (BUSCO:EOG09265K1R;~COG:O;~EggNog:ENOG410PR1E;~InterPro:IPR012675,IPR015221,IPR016155;~PFAM:PF02597,PF09138;~go_component: GO:0005737 - cytoplasm [Evidence IEA];~go_process: GO:0034227 - tRNA thio-modification [Evidence IEA]), which gives rise to MATNPEAPELGKDGAGSIAITVEFTGGLEILFANERKHHVTLPSHLDDGSRPTISYLLGHLVKNYMKDQRQELFILEGNVRPGILVLINDADWELEGEENYELQQKDNIVFVSTLHGG
- a CDS encoding Elongator subunit ELP2 (COG:B,K;~EggNog:ENOG410PGG4;~InterPro:IPR037289,IPR011047,IPR036322,IPR015943, IPR001680,IPR020472,IPR017986;~PFAM:PF00400;~go_component: GO:0033588 - Elongator holoenzyme complex [Evidence IEA];~go_function: GO:0005515 - protein binding [Evidence IEA];~go_process: GO:0002098 - tRNA wobble uridine modification [Evidence IEA]), with the translated sequence MVSITTEYISVGGNRHPAAADWDVQSGVLAFGADNNVALWDPRESSQRGVYSLLVGHTDKVSVVRFYTCPSTGARLLLTGSVDHTVRLWRPDSEDSRQFVHAHTLEGHTGSVNTIAIAEGLDIVASGAADATVKIWKISTQGEPKGELLRSIPMKPRFFPLALALTPLRTESNDRPVALAVAGTTNIVQVYVAENTLVDPDFKLAAVLSGHEAWVRSLSFTPDKQSKTGDLLLASASQDKYVRLWRFQRGEVTQATPACDDDPMLGGFEPTLSNKAHQFTAAGTKYSVTFEALLFGNEDWIYTTAWNPDPERQQLLTASADNTLTIWEQDPVSGVWLSAERMGEISVQKGSTTATGSTGGFWIGLWAPDGKQVVSLGRTGSWRSWKYDAETDMWAQSLGISGHVRSANGVQWEPTGGYLLSTSADQTTRLHAQWLRDGLKSWHEFSRPQIHGYDLNCVDTLGPARFVSGAEEKLLRVFNEPGPIAQLLEKLSGFKQTTEGALPDTAQIPVLGLSNQAPADDAPTGEDGVEGEEVGKAQANQALLAESNQPPLEDQLARYTLWPEHEKLYGHGYEISAVAVSHDRTLIATACKASSIDHAVVRLYDTSDWHEIRPSLAAHTLTITSLAFSSDDQYLLSVGRDRQWAVYQRSEQDPSTFSLLTSNPKGHSRMILDAAWAPASGKPIFATAGRDKSVKLWQMTEGSFECKSTIPLTTPVTALAFLPQIFNNSFFVATGEESGAVSVYQVAVDSLEASHLSSIDKLSSPSKAITQLSWRPVPDADTRNFALAVASEDTSTRIYSFSDMVS
- a CDS encoding tRNA dimethylallyltransferase (BUSCO:EOG09262C5Z;~COG:H;~EggNog:ENOG410PGF7;~InterPro:IPR036236,IPR018022,IPR039657,IPR027417, IPR030666;~PFAM:PF01715,PF12874;~go_function: GO:0005524 - ATP binding [Evidence IEA];~go_function: GO:0052381 - tRNA dimethylallyltransferase activity [Evidence IEA];~go_process: GO:0008033 - tRNA processing [Evidence IEA]); this encodes MQPFLRRFMSLKRPSVMKPLIAVVGATGTGKSKLAVDLASRFNGEIINGDAMQMYRGLPIITNQIPVEERNGVPHHLISCVELDEQPWFVGRFRSESLRLIDDIHARGKTPVLVGGTHYYTQAVLFKDQLLGEDATADDVPEEAENRLTEDNDPKSSTKWPILDAPTEVVLQKLREVDPVMADRWHPNEARKIRRSLEIYFQTGRPASEIYAEQQRTKQAALTRDDSLTGAGHLRFPTMIFWVHSEKETLNTRLDKRVDAMLEQGLMTEARQMSDYLQEKKAQGVSVDQSRGVWVSIGYKELAPYLEALHAGSVDEAELENLKKSGVESIKTATRQYAMSQIKWIRNKLWQALADASSTNRLYLLDSTNVDAWEQNITEPSERLVRALLEDEPTPDPKSLSELARTVLGAKESQPQKESGSVTKCRTCDICDKTMMGDEQWQIHINGSVHRRALKSAAKRAARDEYLRKRQKLLHEGQEKGPDSPAEPDVQAPPSPQNR